The following coding sequences lie in one Cryomorphaceae bacterium genomic window:
- a CDS encoding phosphoglucomutase/phosphomannomutase family protein, with the protein MKIKFGTDGWRAVIGKEYTFYNVARVSEGVARWLDKTPGGGEIIIGYDCRFNGKLFAMEAAKVLAHRGYHVRLSGDFVSTPMVSLAVLQREARLGIVITASHNPPEYNGYKLKGSFGGPLPRTEVDEVEALIPDRLDFDPQELSFEDLLQAGWIKESNLEKKYLQHVREHFDLDAIAHSGFRFAFDAMYGSGQRVLSQLLPDTECLHCEYNPSFKGVPPEPLARNLQEFQQFVSERPIDCGLATDGDADRIALVDADGRFIDAHHIILILIHYLKGYRKLDGGVVTAVSSSNKIAQLCEHYGLHLDVVKIGFKYTSELMRTKDVLVGGEESGGIAVKGHIPERDGIWMGLIIWEFMSRTGKTLRQIIDEIYALVGSFAFERRDLRLSEEAKQRIVNNCENGKYSAFGEHKVQRVDTLDGFKYILNSDTWVMIRPSGTEPVLRMYAEAPTREEVTALLDTVIESV; encoded by the coding sequence ATGAAAATCAAGTTCGGAACGGATGGTTGGCGGGCTGTCATTGGCAAGGAATATACCTTTTACAATGTGGCGCGTGTTTCGGAGGGCGTAGCGCGTTGGCTCGATAAGACTCCCGGAGGTGGTGAAATCATCATCGGTTATGACTGTCGCTTTAACGGGAAGCTTTTTGCGATGGAAGCGGCCAAGGTGTTGGCGCATAGAGGATACCACGTTCGCTTGTCCGGTGATTTTGTTTCTACACCTATGGTGTCTCTGGCCGTTTTGCAGCGCGAAGCACGATTGGGAATCGTAATAACGGCCAGCCATAACCCTCCCGAGTACAATGGATACAAGCTAAAGGGTAGTTTTGGAGGCCCCTTACCCCGCACAGAAGTAGATGAAGTGGAAGCCTTGATTCCCGATCGACTTGACTTTGATCCGCAGGAGCTCAGTTTTGAAGATCTGCTTCAAGCGGGCTGGATCAAGGAAAGCAATCTCGAAAAGAAATATCTGCAGCACGTTCGCGAACACTTTGACCTGGATGCCATTGCACATTCAGGGTTCAGGTTTGCTTTTGACGCCATGTATGGCTCCGGTCAGCGGGTGTTAAGTCAGTTATTGCCCGATACCGAATGCCTGCACTGCGAATACAACCCCTCTTTTAAAGGTGTTCCTCCCGAGCCTTTGGCCCGCAATCTTCAGGAATTTCAGCAGTTTGTTTCAGAGAGACCTATAGATTGCGGCCTGGCAACCGATGGAGACGCAGACAGGATTGCGCTGGTGGATGCGGACGGGCGGTTTATTGATGCTCACCACATTATCCTTATCCTGATTCATTACCTGAAAGGGTACCGAAAGTTAGATGGAGGGGTGGTAACCGCTGTCAGCTCCAGCAACAAAATTGCGCAGCTGTGCGAACACTACGGGCTCCACCTCGATGTGGTAAAAATTGGGTTCAAGTACACAAGCGAACTCATGCGTACCAAAGATGTTCTTGTGGGTGGCGAAGAATCGGGAGGCATAGCCGTTAAAGGCCACATACCGGAGCGTGATGGAATATGGATGGGCTTGATTATTTGGGAATTCATGTCCCGTACCGGAAAAACCCTCCGTCAAATCATTGACGAAATATATGCACTGGTAGGCTCTTTTGCCTTTGAGCGAAGGGATCTCAGGTTGTCGGAAGAAGCCAAGCAACGAATTGTAAACAACTGTGAAAATGGAAAGTACTCTGCTTTTGGCGAGCACAAGGTTCAGCGGGTTGATACACTTGATGGCTTTAAGTACATTTTGAATAGCGATACCTGGGTGATGATTCGGCCTTCGGGTACAGAGCCTGTATTGCGGATGTACGCCGAGGCACCCACCCGTGAGGAAGTAACCGCATTGCTCGATACGGTTATTGAAAGTGTGTAG
- a CDS encoding methyltransferase domain-containing protein: MAKVTYHHDEKLHHMESPGAMVPVLMELFKPNSVVDFGCGIGTFLRVFNEQGIEDVLGLDGSWVNREKLRKNISESSFRECDLGAPVNLNKKYDLAISFEVGEHIHPDCAETFVNNIVQSSDTVVFGAAIPFQGGQNHLNEQWPSYWAELFAKHGYQQHDLIRPAIWGDKRIQVWYRQNVFVYTRNGQAFATDKSGNFSPNFEAIHPDMYSYKAARLEKILSGKASFTEYFRWIGKKLLRSVGLLKS, encoded by the coding sequence ATGGCTAAAGTAACATACCATCATGATGAAAAGCTCCATCACATGGAGTCGCCCGGTGCAATGGTTCCTGTGCTTATGGAGCTTTTTAAACCGAACAGCGTGGTGGACTTTGGCTGCGGAATCGGGACTTTTCTTCGGGTCTTCAACGAGCAAGGGATAGAAGATGTGCTCGGGCTGGACGGCTCCTGGGTGAACAGGGAGAAATTGAGAAAAAACATTTCTGAATCCTCGTTTCGGGAATGTGATTTAGGAGCGCCGGTGAATCTGAATAAAAAGTACGATTTGGCTATTAGCTTCGAAGTAGGAGAACACATTCACCCCGACTGCGCTGAAACCTTCGTGAACAACATTGTACAAAGTAGCGACACTGTGGTTTTTGGTGCGGCAATTCCATTTCAGGGAGGGCAAAATCATTTGAATGAGCAGTGGCCATCATACTGGGCTGAGCTTTTTGCCAAACACGGATACCAACAACACGACCTTATCCGGCCCGCCATATGGGGAGACAAACGGATTCAGGTTTGGTATCGCCAAAATGTGTTTGTTTACACGAGAAATGGGCAAGCCTTTGCCACTGATAAATCAGGCAACTTTTCTCCCAACTTCGAGGCTATCCACCCGGACATGTACAGTTACAAGGCCGCTCGATTGGAAAAAATTCTCAGCGGGAAAGCTTCTTTTACGGAATACTTCAGGTGGATTGGGAAAAAACTTCTGCGCTCAGTTGGGCTGCTGAAAAGTTGA
- a CDS encoding glycosyltransferase family 25 protein — protein MAAKFKTHFSITSKATHNIPTYVVSLASATRRREHIELQLRKANMQYTMCDAVVGNHLTEGDIKELCDAEALAKHPTWLTKGAIGCALSHLNIYKEMVMKETPVALILEDDMVLPENLNEHLEALAPILQTDEVVMLYYQSHKTLNISTHESVNYKGEHHLCYPVNIHQPITTGAYMITLAAAKRLVNGILPIRVSADSWGYFYEHGLLNSMRCVFPRLIDAEPFKSSIDYFHSPWKRILSRWIDSVKLPGVYQMLRSRREKNLRKRQQVIHSEERPKWLK, from the coding sequence ATAGCCGCCAAGTTTAAAACTCATTTCTCCATCACTTCAAAAGCAACACATAACATTCCGACATACGTAGTAAGTCTCGCAAGTGCTACACGTAGAAGAGAACATATTGAACTGCAGTTACGCAAAGCAAATATGCAGTACACCATGTGTGATGCGGTTGTTGGCAATCACTTGACTGAAGGGGATATAAAAGAGCTTTGCGATGCTGAGGCTCTGGCGAAACATCCGACATGGCTAACGAAGGGGGCAATCGGCTGTGCCTTGTCGCACCTGAATATCTACAAGGAAATGGTGATGAAAGAAACGCCCGTTGCCCTTATTCTTGAGGATGACATGGTATTGCCTGAGAATCTCAATGAACACCTGGAAGCATTGGCTCCAATTCTTCAAACGGACGAAGTAGTGATGCTGTACTACCAATCACACAAAACACTAAATATCAGCACACATGAATCTGTCAACTACAAAGGCGAGCACCACTTGTGTTATCCGGTTAACATTCATCAACCCATTACTACCGGCGCATACATGATTACCCTTGCGGCTGCAAAGCGCCTGGTGAATGGAATTCTCCCAATTCGCGTGAGCGCAGACAGCTGGGGTTATTTTTACGAGCATGGTCTGCTCAATAGCATGCGCTGCGTTTTTCCTCGTCTAATAGATGCTGAGCCTTTTAAAAGCAGCATTGACTACTTTCATTCACCCTGGAAACGCATTCTGTCCAGATGGATAGACTCCGTTAAACTGCCTGGGGTTTACCAAATGTTGCGTTCGCGTCGGGAGAAAAACCTAAGAAAAAGGCAACAAGTCATTCATTCTGAAGAACGTCCGAAATGGCTAAAGTAA
- a CDS encoding M23 family metallopeptidase, producing MFKIPFSHLAVMTALLFGAFFWSVPASAQPAHWPVDYFSAPLDIPLFLSGNFAELRSNHFHSGIDIKTQGVEGMNVVAAAEGYVSRIRISPYGYGNALYIDHPNGYTTVYAHLKTLSPKLALLARVEQYSLESFELDLKLEPHQAPVERGEVIAKSGNTGGSGGPHLHFEIRETTSQLSLNPLLFNFAIKDDIPPIVRGLRVYPMSDSSTVEGRRDDMSYVVAGSNGKYTLKNQQVVRVFGPASFAVHTYDLLNEFPNKCGIHRIRLYQEDELIFESQLDSINFNTFRQINTYKDFRLFHLKKWHYHRSYVSPYNDLTVYKTAVNNGVVHLPHGRHSFQYVVNDSYGNESTLQFQVEWLTQAPATVPTVGKKVKDVFHHDRENVFETDNLALTIPPQRLYEDTDFTYAEGAKLWNSLGPVHHIHDGMVPVDKWFTLRMKIDDIPEELEEKVLVTAVTGGQYHKAKGGRYKDGWVTTRLREFGSFTARIDTVPPRIKPMNIFNGKNMAGVPRIDLSITDDLSGIKHFEARIDGEWILMEYEPKASRITHHLEKGRFKGTRELVVKVTDERNNVATYKASLNF from the coding sequence ATGTTTAAGATACCTTTCAGTCATTTGGCAGTTATGACAGCCCTGTTGTTCGGGGCTTTTTTTTGGTCGGTGCCCGCCAGTGCACAGCCCGCTCATTGGCCGGTTGATTATTTTTCAGCTCCACTGGATATTCCGCTTTTCCTCTCAGGGAATTTTGCAGAATTGAGAAGCAATCACTTCCACTCAGGCATAGACATCAAAACCCAGGGGGTAGAAGGAATGAATGTTGTCGCAGCGGCAGAAGGTTACGTATCTCGTATTCGCATATCTCCCTATGGCTATGGAAATGCTTTGTACATCGACCACCCAAACGGCTACACCACTGTGTATGCTCACCTCAAAACACTCAGTCCCAAACTGGCGCTTTTGGCACGTGTAGAGCAATACTCCCTGGAATCTTTTGAATTGGACCTCAAACTCGAACCCCATCAGGCACCCGTAGAGCGGGGCGAAGTTATCGCCAAATCGGGCAATACGGGCGGATCGGGCGGACCACACCTGCATTTTGAGATTCGAGAAACAACCAGCCAACTCTCTTTGAACCCCTTGCTATTTAACTTCGCAATTAAAGACGATATTCCTCCTATTGTCCGAGGGCTGCGCGTTTACCCGATGAGCGACTCCAGCACTGTGGAAGGAAGACGTGACGACATGAGTTACGTGGTAGCGGGATCGAACGGAAAGTATACACTCAAAAATCAACAAGTTGTTCGCGTTTTTGGACCTGCGTCTTTTGCCGTTCACACCTACGACCTGCTCAATGAGTTTCCCAACAAATGCGGCATTCACCGAATCAGACTGTATCAAGAGGATGAACTGATCTTTGAAAGTCAGTTAGACAGTATCAATTTTAACACTTTCAGGCAAATAAACACCTATAAAGACTTCAGGCTTTTTCATCTCAAAAAATGGCATTACCACCGAAGTTATGTAAGCCCATACAACGACCTCACCGTATACAAAACTGCTGTGAACAATGGTGTTGTACATCTTCCGCACGGACGGCATAGCTTCCAATACGTCGTCAACGATTCATACGGCAATGAGTCCACTCTGCAGTTTCAGGTTGAGTGGTTAACACAAGCTCCTGCAACTGTTCCTACTGTCGGAAAAAAGGTGAAGGATGTTTTTCATCACGACCGCGAAAATGTTTTTGAAACGGATAACCTGGCACTAACCATACCTCCACAACGGCTGTATGAAGACACCGATTTCACCTATGCCGAGGGTGCCAAATTGTGGAACTCACTTGGCCCTGTTCACCACATTCACGATGGAATGGTGCCTGTGGATAAGTGGTTCACTTTAAGAATGAAAATTGACGATATTCCCGAAGAATTGGAGGAAAAGGTATTGGTAACCGCAGTAACCGGGGGGCAATACCACAAGGCCAAAGGTGGACGTTACAAAGATGGATGGGTTACCACAAGACTGCGCGAGTTCGGCTCATTCACGGCTCGCATAGATACGGTGCCGCCTCGTATCAAGCCTATGAACATCTTCAATGGGAAGAATATGGCGGGAGTTCCGCGCATTGACCTATCTATTACGGATGACCTCAGCGGCATCAAACATTTTGAAGCACGCATTGATGGCGAATGGATCTTGATGGAATACGAGCCCAAAGCCTCTCGGATTACACACCACCTTGAGAAAGGCCGATTCAAAGGCACCCGTGAATTGGTGGTGAAAGTAACCGATGAGCGCAACAATGTAGCTACCTATAAAGCGAGCCTAAACTTCTGA
- a CDS encoding cell division protein ZapA, which yields MSELSIRVSIAGRVYPLTVEQQEEEIVRKAAKYIDQKINELKNQYAVNDIQDYLAMVALEMSAKLQEPPPTTDVEMDEQVEVLRKKLESCMK from the coding sequence ATGAGCGAGTTATCTATACGGGTTAGTATTGCCGGCAGGGTTTATCCTCTTACTGTGGAACAGCAGGAGGAGGAAATAGTGCGCAAAGCGGCTAAGTACATCGACCAGAAAATTAACGAGCTCAAGAACCAATACGCTGTGAATGACATTCAGGACTACCTCGCCATGGTAGCTTTGGAGATGTCTGCTAAACTACAGGAACCACCGCCAACAACCGATGTGGAGATGGATGAACAGGTTGAAGTATTGCGTAAAAAGCTGGAATCCTGCATGAAATAA